One Curtobacterium sp. BH-2-1-1 genomic region harbors:
- a CDS encoding bifunctional lysylphosphatidylglycerol flippase/synthetase MprF: MSGVASAVATVRRVVVTRPVTTAIVLLVLATSTLAFVLRLEHGAHATVFGPFRVFAASTGVLALLLTLAGVVVLVGASERLMGSWRTALAFVVTTVVGTGIAAFAVLVDLDGKGAVPMVLGRATSFDPWTAIVGTVVTASAFAGTLWRRRIRVNALAVVAALLLYAGHVSDLSAVLAAAAGWLLGELLRRTPKRQGWVRSSHREIRVLLGTAVLVSAVGPVIALVSRARVGLLAPIAAVVGAGPVTPVRGCRADAVAGECLRGLLSFRATDPWTLVLAVAPLLVLVVGGLGLFRGSRFAVWLVVVVDTVTAIAAAITYGLVPGRVVAQHGLEDQFVTDVSIVASIVVPLGTAVVLVVLRRSFTVLTSRRRVVAFAVTVGAAAVGIVVVVLVVTASSAHHVEDPLRLALAALGPLAPVSFWDRLPSLDHALRLVLGLSGPVLWLVVAIAAVRPTGAVEPDTDADAAHADRERARALLVAGGGDAFGWMTTWQGNAYWFAEDGRAGVAFRRNGRVAVTVGGPFGWPDARTAAMTAFARWCDDNGWTAVFYGIGAETAGVLTAQGWATLPVAEDADFDPRTWTTSGKKKQDVRTSVNKAAREGLTATWSSWQQLPASTTRQIEAISEEWVAERELPEMGFTLGGVDEMRDPAVRTLVAQDPEGTVLAVTSWLPGYRDGRVVAWTLDVMRRTPAAPNGVMEFLVASAADRMREDGVERLSLSAAPLAQAAEGPQANDGVQSLLDLVGGVLEPVYGFRSLLRFKQKFGPELHPLVLAYPDPVALPAIGIAVVRAYLPDLSLRQAVALARGRG; this comes from the coding sequence GTGAGCGGCGTCGCATCGGCAGTGGCGACGGTCCGCCGGGTCGTCGTCACCCGCCCGGTCACCACGGCGATCGTCCTGCTCGTGCTCGCGACCTCGACGCTCGCGTTCGTGCTCCGGCTGGAGCACGGAGCGCACGCGACCGTGTTCGGTCCGTTCCGGGTCTTCGCGGCGTCGACCGGCGTGCTCGCCCTGCTGCTGACGCTCGCCGGGGTGGTCGTGCTCGTCGGGGCGTCGGAGCGGCTCATGGGGTCCTGGCGCACGGCACTGGCCTTCGTGGTCACGACCGTCGTCGGTACGGGCATCGCCGCGTTCGCCGTGCTCGTCGACCTCGACGGCAAGGGCGCCGTGCCGATGGTGCTCGGCCGGGCGACGAGCTTCGACCCCTGGACCGCCATCGTCGGCACGGTCGTCACCGCCAGCGCCTTCGCGGGGACGCTGTGGCGGCGGCGGATCCGGGTGAACGCCCTCGCCGTGGTCGCCGCCCTCCTGCTCTACGCCGGGCACGTCTCCGACCTGTCCGCCGTCCTCGCCGCGGCCGCCGGGTGGCTGCTCGGCGAACTCTTGCGCCGCACGCCGAAGCGGCAGGGCTGGGTGCGCAGCTCGCACCGCGAGATCCGGGTGCTGCTCGGCACCGCGGTGCTGGTGTCCGCCGTCGGACCCGTCATCGCGCTGGTGTCCCGCGCGCGGGTGGGGCTCCTCGCACCGATCGCCGCGGTCGTCGGCGCGGGCCCCGTCACCCCGGTGCGGGGCTGCCGTGCGGACGCGGTCGCGGGGGAGTGCCTCCGCGGGCTACTGTCCTTCCGTGCGACCGACCCGTGGACCCTCGTGCTCGCCGTCGCGCCCCTGCTCGTGCTCGTCGTCGGTGGACTCGGGCTCTTCCGCGGCAGTCGCTTCGCGGTGTGGCTCGTGGTCGTCGTCGACACGGTGACGGCGATCGCCGCCGCGATCACCTACGGCCTCGTCCCGGGGCGCGTCGTCGCGCAGCACGGCCTCGAGGACCAGTTCGTCACCGACGTGTCCATCGTCGCGTCGATCGTCGTCCCGCTCGGGACCGCGGTCGTCCTCGTCGTGTTGCGGCGGTCCTTCACGGTGCTCACCAGCCGGCGCCGCGTCGTCGCCTTCGCGGTGACCGTCGGTGCGGCCGCGGTCGGCATCGTCGTCGTGGTGCTGGTCGTAACCGCGTCCTCGGCGCACCACGTCGAGGACCCCCTGCGGCTGGCGCTCGCCGCCCTGGGTCCGCTCGCACCGGTGAGCTTCTGGGACCGGCTCCCGTCACTCGACCACGCGCTCCGGCTCGTGCTCGGGCTGAGCGGACCGGTGCTCTGGCTGGTCGTGGCGATCGCCGCCGTCCGGCCGACCGGGGCCGTCGAACCCGACACCGACGCCGACGCTGCACACGCCGACCGCGAGCGCGCCCGCGCCCTGCTCGTCGCCGGCGGCGGGGACGCATTCGGCTGGATGACGACCTGGCAGGGCAACGCCTACTGGTTCGCCGAGGACGGACGCGCCGGCGTCGCCTTCCGCCGCAACGGCCGCGTCGCGGTGACGGTCGGCGGACCCTTCGGCTGGCCCGACGCCCGCACGGCGGCGATGACCGCGTTCGCCCGGTGGTGCGACGACAACGGCTGGACGGCGGTCTTCTACGGCATCGGCGCGGAGACCGCCGGGGTGCTCACCGCGCAGGGCTGGGCGACGCTCCCGGTGGCCGAGGACGCCGATTTCGACCCCCGGACGTGGACGACGAGCGGGAAGAAGAAGCAGGACGTCCGGACCTCGGTGAACAAGGCGGCGCGCGAGGGCCTCACCGCGACCTGGTCGAGCTGGCAGCAGCTGCCCGCGTCCACCACCCGGCAGATCGAGGCGATCTCCGAGGAGTGGGTCGCCGAGCGCGAGCTGCCCGAGATGGGGTTCACCCTGGGCGGGGTCGACGAGATGCGCGACCCCGCGGTGCGCACCCTCGTCGCGCAGGACCCCGAGGGCACGGTGCTCGCGGTCACGAGCTGGTTGCCGGGGTACCGGGACGGCCGGGTCGTCGCCTGGACGCTCGACGTCATGCGACGCACGCCCGCGGCACCGAACGGCGTGATGGAGTTCCTCGTCGCGAGTGCGGCCGACCGGATGCGCGAGGACGGCGTCGAGCGACTCAGCCTGTCCGCGGCCCCGCTCGCGCAGGCCGCCGAGGGCCCGCAGGCGAACGACGGCGTGCAGAGCCTGCTGGACCTGGTCGGCGGGGTCCTCGAGCCGGTCTACGGGTTCCGGTCGCTGCTGCGGTTCAAGCAGAAGTTCGGCCCCGAGCTGCACCCGCTGGTGCTCGCCTACCCGGACCCGGTCGCGCTGCCGGCGATCGGGATCGCGGTGGTGCGCGCGTACCTGCCGGACCTGTCGCTCCGGCAGGCGGTGGCGTTGGCGCGCGGGCGCGGCTGA
- a CDS encoding riboflavin synthase, which translates to MFTGIIEELGTVTAVEQHGDSVALTVRGPVVVQDARHGDSIATSGVCLTVVEQTPESFTAFVMKQTLDMSAHGSLAVGDRLNLERAASVGDRLGGHIVQGHVDGTATVLETADGDGWRRVRFSLAPDLSPLVVDKGSIAIDGVSLTVSAVSSEDTPAADAWFEVSLIPETLEATTLGARVPGDRVNIETDVLARHVRRMLRLDAAVRPLEGATGPLEGDARPLEGATLGQEER; encoded by the coding sequence GTGTTCACCGGCATCATCGAGGAACTCGGCACCGTCACCGCCGTCGAGCAGCACGGCGACTCCGTCGCGCTCACCGTCCGCGGGCCCGTCGTCGTGCAGGACGCCCGGCACGGCGACTCCATCGCGACGAGCGGCGTCTGCCTGACCGTCGTCGAGCAGACCCCGGAGTCCTTCACGGCCTTCGTCATGAAGCAGACGCTCGACATGAGCGCGCACGGGTCGCTCGCGGTCGGCGACCGGCTCAACCTCGAACGCGCGGCCTCGGTCGGCGACCGGCTCGGCGGACACATCGTCCAGGGCCACGTCGACGGCACCGCCACCGTGCTCGAGACCGCGGACGGCGACGGCTGGCGGCGCGTCCGGTTCTCGCTCGCGCCGGACCTCAGCCCCCTGGTCGTCGACAAGGGCTCGATCGCGATCGACGGCGTCTCGCTGACGGTCAGCGCCGTGTCCTCCGAGGACACCCCGGCCGCGGACGCCTGGTTCGAGGTGAGCCTCATCCCCGAGACGCTCGAGGCCACCACGCTCGGCGCCCGCGTGCCGGGGGACCGGGTGAACATCGAGACCGACGTCCTGGCCCGGCACGTCCGGCGGATGCTGCGGCTCGACGCGGCGGTGCGGCCGCTCGAGGGTGCCACGGGTCCGCTCGAGGGCGACGCGCGTCCGCTCGAGGGTGCCACGCTCGGCCAGGAGGAGCGGTGA
- the ribB gene encoding 3,4-dihydroxy-2-butanone-4-phosphate synthase, translated as MVAGARPAGSGAVAGAGAGVAGPSGGAGVLGLSNVDEAIAAIAAGRPVIVADDEDRENEGDVILSAELATPEWIAWTVAHSSGFICAPVSVEIADALDLPPMVAHNEDVRGTAYTVTVDAAVGVTTGISAHDRAHTLRVLADPASVRDDLHRPGHVVPLRARPGGVRERAGHTEAAIDLVTAAGLRPAAAICEIVDEDGGMMRLPGLLGLGARAGVPVITIAALAEWLDAADRAAAESAPTEGTAR; from the coding sequence ATGGTCGCCGGGGCACGTCCCGCCGGGTCCGGTGCGGTCGCCGGGGCCGGGGCCGGTGTCGCGGGGCCGTCCGGCGGGGCCGGCGTGCTCGGGTTGTCGAACGTCGACGAAGCCATCGCCGCCATCGCCGCCGGCCGCCCGGTGATCGTCGCCGACGACGAGGACCGCGAGAACGAGGGCGACGTCATCCTCTCCGCCGAACTCGCCACCCCCGAGTGGATCGCCTGGACCGTGGCGCACTCGTCGGGGTTCATCTGCGCACCGGTGAGCGTCGAGATCGCCGACGCACTCGACCTCCCGCCGATGGTCGCCCACAACGAGGACGTCCGCGGGACGGCCTACACCGTGACCGTCGACGCCGCCGTCGGGGTCACCACCGGCATCAGCGCCCACGACCGAGCGCACACGTTGCGGGTCCTCGCCGACCCGGCGTCCGTGCGCGACGACCTGCACCGGCCCGGACACGTCGTGCCCCTGCGTGCCCGTCCGGGCGGAGTCCGCGAGCGTGCGGGCCACACCGAAGCCGCGATCGACCTGGTCACCGCCGCAGGGCTCCGACCCGCCGCGGCGATCTGCGAGATCGTCGACGAGGACGGCGGCATGATGCGTCTGCCGGGACTCCTCGGACTCGGGGCACGCGCCGGCGTGCCCGTCATCACCATCGCCGCGCTCGCCGAGTGGCTCGACGCGGCAGACCGGGCAGCGGCGGAGTCCGCGCCCACGGAAGGAACGGCACGATGA
- the ribH gene encoding 6,7-dimethyl-8-ribityllumazine synthase encodes MSGAGAADRDHVDGSGIRVAIVAGQWHDEIAGGLLAGAQREVERLGATAEVIPVPGSFELPVVAKAALEAGFDAAVALGVIIRGGTPHFEYVSDAATSGLTRVAIDAGKPVGFGVLTLDDEQQGLDRAGLPGSKEDKGAEAVHAAVSTVVTLRRLRVLA; translated from the coding sequence ATGAGCGGAGCAGGCGCGGCGGACCGCGACCACGTCGACGGCAGCGGCATCCGGGTGGCGATCGTCGCCGGGCAGTGGCACGACGAGATCGCCGGGGGCCTCCTCGCCGGGGCGCAGCGCGAGGTCGAGCGGCTCGGTGCCACGGCGGAGGTCATCCCCGTCCCCGGGAGCTTCGAGCTGCCCGTGGTCGCCAAGGCCGCGCTCGAGGCCGGGTTCGACGCGGCGGTCGCCCTCGGCGTGATCATCCGCGGTGGGACCCCGCACTTCGAGTACGTCTCGGACGCGGCGACGAGCGGCCTCACCCGGGTCGCGATCGACGCCGGCAAGCCCGTCGGCTTCGGCGTGCTCACCCTGGACGACGAGCAGCAGGGCCTCGACCGTGCCGGACTGCCCGGTTCGAAGGAGGACAAGGGGGCCGAGGCCGTGCACGCCGCAGTGTCGACCGTGGTGACCCTGCGCCGGCTGCGCGTACTCGCGTAG
- a CDS encoding TetR/AcrR family transcriptional regulator, which produces MASARDRVLDSFVAIVCEEGERPATLDAVAARAGVSKGGLLYHFGSKAALVEGLCERLSDLSAIDVERMRDAEDGAARYFVRNCQFVGSELDLALLAASRLQQAGYEEAGRTLDETENAWLATLVDSLGDVPTAQAIKLMGDGLYHAASLGAASEVRPDRASVDMEPLLAVVDRLIATRPGA; this is translated from the coding sequence ATGGCAAGCGCCCGCGATCGTGTCCTGGACAGCTTCGTCGCCATCGTGTGCGAGGAAGGAGAGCGTCCGGCGACCCTCGACGCCGTGGCCGCCCGGGCCGGGGTGTCCAAGGGCGGACTGCTCTACCACTTCGGCTCGAAGGCCGCCCTGGTCGAGGGACTCTGCGAACGCCTGTCCGACCTCTCCGCCATCGACGTCGAGCGCATGCGTGACGCCGAGGACGGCGCCGCCCGCTACTTCGTGCGGAACTGCCAGTTCGTGGGCAGCGAGCTCGACCTCGCCCTCCTCGCGGCGAGCCGGCTGCAGCAGGCCGGCTACGAAGAGGCGGGCCGCACCCTCGACGAGACCGAGAACGCCTGGCTGGCCACGCTCGTCGACTCGCTCGGGGACGTCCCCACGGCGCAGGCGATCAAGCTCATGGGCGACGGGCTCTACCACGCGGCGTCCCTCGGCGCGGCCAGCGAGGTCCGACCGGACCGCGCCTCGGTCGACATGGAACCGCTCCTCGCCGTGGTCGACCGGTTGATCGCCACCCGCCCCGGCGCGTGA
- a CDS encoding carbohydrate ABC transporter permease, with the protein MSADTAPRTTNTAAALGRPNAVTDGPDDHRRGFRHGWVGRLVTHLCLIVGVVLSIFPFYWLLVMSTSSNAQIFGYPPSLWFSDHTMQNLATVFSSVDMLRALGNTVIVAGGTAVLVMLFDSLAAFAFAKYEFPFKRSLFTVMLATFLVPGSLSLVPSFVLMAHLGWIGGLQALIVPGAANAFGIFLLRQFATGSIPNEVIDSARVDGAGFFRTWWSIAVPMLRGGLAFLGIFTFITAWNDYVWPLIVLIDPKGQTLQVALASLSSVNATDLGSVMAGAVISVFPLIGVFIIGSRHFIANIAAGALKG; encoded by the coding sequence ATGAGCGCCGACACCGCACCCCGCACCACGAACACCGCCGCCGCACTCGGCCGGCCCAACGCCGTCACCGACGGGCCCGACGACCACCGCCGGGGGTTCAGGCACGGCTGGGTCGGACGGCTCGTCACGCACCTGTGCCTCATCGTCGGCGTCGTGCTGTCGATCTTCCCGTTCTACTGGCTGCTCGTCATGTCGACGTCATCGAACGCGCAGATCTTCGGCTACCCGCCGTCGCTCTGGTTCAGCGACCACACCATGCAGAACCTCGCCACGGTGTTCAGCAGCGTCGACATGCTGCGGGCGCTCGGCAACACCGTCATCGTCGCCGGCGGCACCGCGGTCCTGGTCATGCTGTTCGACTCGCTGGCCGCGTTCGCCTTCGCCAAGTACGAGTTCCCGTTCAAGCGCTCGCTGTTCACCGTCATGCTGGCGACGTTCCTCGTCCCCGGCAGCCTGTCGCTCGTGCCGAGCTTCGTGCTCATGGCGCACCTCGGGTGGATCGGTGGACTCCAGGCGCTCATCGTCCCCGGGGCGGCGAACGCGTTCGGCATCTTCCTCCTGCGGCAGTTCGCCACCGGGTCGATCCCGAACGAGGTCATCGACTCTGCGCGCGTGGACGGCGCCGGGTTCTTCCGCACCTGGTGGTCGATCGCGGTCCCGATGCTCCGCGGAGGGCTGGCGTTCCTCGGCATCTTCACCTTCATCACGGCGTGGAACGACTACGTGTGGCCGTTGATCGTGCTGATCGACCCGAAGGGGCAGACGCTCCAGGTGGCACTCGCCTCGCTCAGCTCGGTGAACGCGACCGACCTCGGCTCGGTGATGGCCGGCGCGGTGATCAGCGTGTTCCCGCTCATCGGGGTGTTCATCATCGGCTCGAGGCACTTCATCGCGAACATCGCGGCGGGAGCGCTGAAGGGCTGA
- a CDS encoding carbohydrate ABC transporter permease → MSAPIREQTATTANPVVGGAPTASISTAATGHRFSLRRFWPQYVAIAPFYVLFLVFGLFPIVFSIVLSFTDWDGVGSPAFVGLAQYQYLLTDPRFWNAVSNTFIIWIISTVPMLFLALVLAFLLHGNIRAKGFYRVAFFIPNVTSMVAMAIVFGSVFSDGFGLVNAALRAVGADPVGWLSSYWGIKVTIAVMVIWRWTGYNAIIYLAGLQSISTELYDAAKVDGANTWQIFTRITIPMLRPVILFTVITSTIGGLGLFTEPQILFNGQAVGGPDEAGMTIVLYQYDQAFNQFDFGYGSAIAWVLFFFSVVFAIINWRLLSERDGLKTPRRLRAPRTVTTSAKGPRA, encoded by the coding sequence ATGAGCGCGCCGATCCGCGAGCAGACCGCCACCACCGCGAACCCCGTCGTCGGGGGCGCCCCCACCGCCTCGATCTCCACCGCGGCGACCGGTCACCGCTTCAGCCTGCGCCGGTTCTGGCCGCAGTACGTGGCGATCGCGCCGTTCTACGTGCTGTTCCTCGTGTTCGGGCTGTTCCCGATCGTCTTCTCGATCGTGCTGTCGTTCACGGACTGGGACGGTGTCGGCTCCCCCGCGTTCGTCGGCCTCGCGCAGTACCAGTACCTGCTGACCGACCCGCGGTTCTGGAACGCCGTCTCGAACACCTTCATCATCTGGATCATCTCGACCGTCCCGATGCTGTTCCTCGCCCTCGTGCTCGCGTTCCTGCTGCACGGCAACATCCGGGCGAAGGGCTTCTACCGGGTCGCGTTCTTCATCCCGAACGTGACGAGCATGGTCGCGATGGCGATCGTGTTCGGCTCGGTGTTCTCGGACGGGTTCGGGCTCGTCAACGCCGCGCTCCGAGCCGTCGGTGCCGACCCGGTCGGCTGGCTCTCGTCGTACTGGGGCATCAAGGTCACGATCGCGGTCATGGTCATCTGGCGCTGGACCGGGTACAACGCGATCATCTACCTCGCCGGCCTGCAGTCGATCTCGACCGAGCTGTACGACGCGGCGAAGGTGGACGGCGCGAACACCTGGCAGATCTTCACGCGCATCACGATCCCGATGCTGCGGCCGGTCATCCTGTTCACCGTCATCACGTCGACCATCGGTGGCCTCGGGCTCTTCACCGAGCCGCAGATCCTGTTCAACGGGCAGGCGGTCGGTGGCCCCGACGAGGCCGGCATGACGATCGTGCTCTACCAGTACGACCAGGCGTTCAACCAGTTCGACTTCGGGTACGGCTCGGCGATCGCCTGGGTGCTGTTCTTCTTCTCCGTGGTCTTCGCGATCATCAACTGGCGACTGCTCAGCGAGCGCGACGGGCTCAAGACCCCACGGCGACTGCGCGCCCCGCGCACCGTCACGACCAGCGCGAAGGGACCCCGCGCATGA
- a CDS encoding extracellular solute-binding protein, translating to MTAATHSLSRRGFLAGAGALGALATTALLAGCSTGTAISKDPDELVLWYWNRSLDPKFLKQAAGGISGHEPMRLRPDLIGGASYDTKFRTALAGNAFIPDVLMVNSNCWLYFPDEDLFTDFDPSATEKSAYYDWKLSLGRTPSGRQCFWPVDTGPTGFFYNQDVLQKADLPTDPDEVSAAIQTWADFRTFGKQIKQKTGAATIITATQLFNQFVSASPTRYFDRDDQPLYHDDDSSIRKAWENAVESIHAGITGNLQSGTDQNAGWVAGRVAGQIEGAWWTQIIHDTAPDLSGKWRIARQPERPGNSGGSFLAVPKTSKNPEAAVAFAKWITGADVQSHTYNDIQLFPSTPASFENGIMRNPGDFFGDQNPLDFFSKAAPEVPVTYISNSERFIGAFATEITNVESGGKDPERAWQDAIDQTDRVLAKRGVSA from the coding sequence GTGACAGCAGCAACGCACAGTCTCAGCCGGCGGGGGTTCCTCGCCGGCGCAGGCGCCCTCGGCGCACTCGCCACCACGGCCCTCCTCGCCGGGTGTTCCACCGGCACCGCGATCTCCAAGGACCCGGACGAACTCGTCCTCTGGTACTGGAACCGGTCCCTCGACCCGAAGTTCCTGAAGCAGGCGGCCGGGGGCATCAGCGGCCACGAACCGATGCGGCTGCGGCCGGACCTCATCGGCGGGGCGTCGTACGACACGAAGTTCCGGACCGCCCTCGCCGGGAACGCGTTCATCCCCGACGTCCTCATGGTGAACTCGAACTGCTGGCTCTACTTCCCCGACGAGGACCTCTTCACCGACTTCGATCCCTCCGCCACCGAGAAGTCCGCCTACTACGACTGGAAGCTCTCGCTCGGCCGGACCCCGTCCGGGCGGCAGTGCTTCTGGCCCGTCGACACCGGCCCCACCGGCTTCTTCTACAACCAGGACGTCCTGCAGAAGGCCGACCTCCCCACCGACCCGGACGAGGTGAGCGCGGCGATCCAGACCTGGGCGGACTTCCGGACCTTCGGCAAGCAGATCAAGCAGAAGACCGGTGCCGCGACGATCATCACCGCGACGCAGCTCTTCAACCAGTTCGTCTCCGCGAGCCCCACGCGGTACTTCGACCGTGACGACCAGCCGCTCTACCACGACGACGACAGCTCGATCCGGAAGGCCTGGGAGAACGCGGTCGAGTCGATCCACGCCGGGATCACCGGCAACCTGCAGTCCGGGACCGACCAGAACGCCGGGTGGGTCGCGGGTCGGGTCGCCGGGCAGATCGAGGGCGCGTGGTGGACGCAGATCATCCACGACACGGCTCCGGACCTGTCCGGGAAGTGGCGGATCGCCCGGCAGCCCGAGCGACCGGGCAACAGCGGCGGCTCGTTCCTGGCCGTGCCCAAGACGTCGAAGAACCCCGAGGCCGCGGTGGCGTTCGCCAAGTGGATCACCGGCGCGGACGTGCAGTCCCACACCTACAACGACATCCAGCTCTTCCCGTCGACACCCGCGTCGTTCGAGAACGGCATCATGCGCAACCCCGGCGACTTCTTCGGGGACCAGAACCCGCTCGACTTCTTCAGCAAGGCCGCACCGGAGGTCCCCGTGACGTACATCTCGAACTCGGAGCGGTTCATCGGCGCCTTCGCGACCGAGATCACGAACGTGGAGTCCGGCGGCAAGGACCCGGAGCGTGCCTGGCAGGACGCCATCGACCAGACCGACCGCGTCCTGGCGAAGCGCGGGGTGTCGGCATGA